Proteins from one Oscillatoria nigro-viridis PCC 7112 genomic window:
- the purE gene encoding 5-(carboxyamino)imidazole ribonucleotide mutase, which produces MHQATVGIIMGSDSDLPTMKDAIAVCEEFNIPCSVAIVSAHRTPSRMVEYAQTAHQRGLKVIIAGAGGAAHLPGMVASLTPLPVIGVPVPSRHLQGVDSLYSIVQMPAGIPVATVGIGNAKNAGLLAVQILAAHQPELLERVLHYRKTLSESVMKKQNQLEELGYQNYLNLNK; this is translated from the coding sequence ATGCACCAAGCGACAGTTGGAATTATCATGGGTAGCGATTCGGATTTGCCAACTATGAAGGATGCGATCGCAGTTTGCGAAGAATTCAATATACCTTGCTCCGTGGCGATCGTCTCGGCGCACCGCACCCCCTCGCGCATGGTGGAATACGCCCAAACCGCTCACCAACGAGGCTTGAAAGTCATTATCGCAGGTGCCGGGGGAGCGGCGCACCTCCCCGGTATGGTAGCATCTTTAACGCCCTTGCCAGTAATTGGCGTGCCTGTACCGAGCCGCCACCTGCAAGGGGTAGATTCGCTGTACTCGATCGTGCAAATGCCAGCCGGGATACCCGTAGCAACAGTGGGGATCGGCAACGCTAAGAATGCTGGCTTGCTGGCAGTTCAGATACTGGCAGCTCATCAGCCAGAATTGCTAGAGCGAGTCCTGCATTACCGCAAAACTTTGTCCGAATCAGTAATGAAAAAACAAAATCAATTAGAAGAGCTAGGCTATCAAAACTATCTCAATCTGAACAAATAA
- a CDS encoding ammonium transporter yields MTVGKKKSKQVRQESLNLPAANFFTKVNRFKKLHRTIARLSPSWQACIPIAAIIVLVWGYAAVAQTAPAPTTEEQLASLKVGMDTMWVMVAGMLVFFMNAGFGMLETGFCRQKNAVNVLSKNLIVFALSTIAFWAIGFALMFSNGNGFIGSSGGFFLWNVADNSPATGDAYQGIFKALNWTGVPLNAKFFFQLVFAGTAATIVSGAVAERVKFIDFLIFSLLLVGIAYPITGHWIWGGGWLAKAGFSDFAGSTVVHSVGGWAALMGAAFLGPRIGKYRDGDTVAMPGHNMSIATLGCLILWLGWFGFNPGSTMAVDSNAIAHIAITTNTAGAFGGVAATITAWLYLGKPDLSMIINGILAGLVGITAGCAWINVPNSAIIGTIAGILVVFAVTFFDNLKIDDPVGATSVHLVCGIWGTLAVGLFADGPGTGIYTAGPKAGLLLGGGFDQLGPQLLGIFSVGGMTVLLSTIFWMALKALLGIRVSAAEEAEGLDIGEHGMEAYTGFVKETSLDNRIEGGYGGYGGISGGRTTKL; encoded by the coding sequence ATGACTGTCGGAAAGAAAAAGTCGAAACAAGTCAGGCAGGAGTCTTTAAATTTGCCAGCAGCTAACTTTTTTACGAAAGTTAACAGGTTCAAGAAATTACACAGGACGATCGCCCGCCTCAGTCCAAGTTGGCAAGCCTGCATACCAATAGCAGCAATCATCGTCTTGGTGTGGGGATATGCGGCGGTAGCCCAAACCGCTCCCGCGCCAACCACCGAGGAACAATTAGCAAGCCTTAAGGTGGGCATGGATACCATGTGGGTCATGGTGGCTGGGATGCTAGTGTTCTTTATGAACGCTGGTTTCGGTATGTTGGAAACCGGTTTTTGCCGCCAAAAAAATGCCGTTAACGTGTTGTCAAAAAACTTGATTGTTTTTGCGCTTTCTACGATCGCATTTTGGGCGATCGGCTTTGCCTTAATGTTCAGCAACGGCAACGGTTTTATCGGCAGCAGCGGCGGATTTTTTCTGTGGAATGTAGCTGACAACAGCCCCGCCACAGGAGACGCTTATCAAGGCATTTTCAAGGCATTAAACTGGACGGGAGTCCCCCTCAACGCTAAATTCTTTTTTCAATTAGTTTTTGCCGGAACTGCTGCCACGATCGTTTCTGGAGCAGTTGCAGAGCGAGTTAAATTCATTGACTTCTTAATTTTCAGCTTGCTGCTAGTAGGCATTGCTTACCCGATTACCGGACACTGGATTTGGGGCGGCGGCTGGCTGGCAAAAGCCGGCTTCTCGGATTTTGCCGGTTCGACAGTGGTTCACTCGGTAGGCGGTTGGGCTGCTTTGATGGGAGCGGCATTTTTGGGGCCGCGGATCGGCAAGTACCGCGACGGCGATACTGTGGCGATGCCGGGACACAATATGAGCATTGCCACCTTGGGCTGTTTGATTCTGTGGTTGGGCTGGTTCGGGTTCAATCCCGGTTCGACAATGGCAGTCGATTCAAATGCGATCGCCCACATTGCCATCACCACCAACACCGCCGGCGCCTTCGGGGGAGTTGCTGCAACGATTACTGCTTGGCTGTACCTGGGCAAACCCGACCTTTCGATGATTATCAACGGCATCCTCGCAGGCTTAGTCGGGATCACAGCAGGCTGCGCTTGGATCAACGTCCCCAACTCTGCCATTATCGGCACGATCGCCGGTATCCTGGTAGTTTTCGCCGTAACTTTCTTCGACAACTTGAAAATTGACGACCCTGTAGGGGCAACTTCAGTTCACTTAGTCTGCGGCATCTGGGGAACTCTTGCGGTTGGCTTGTTTGCGGACGGGCCTGGAACGGGAATTTATACCGCAGGCCCCAAGGCCGGATTGCTTTTGGGCGGAGGTTTCGATCAACTCGGGCCGCAGTTGCTAGGCATTTTCTCTGTAGGCGGGATGACCGTGCTGCTGAGTACGATTTTTTGGATGGCACTCAAAGCTTTGCTGGGTATCCGCGTTTCTGCAGCAGAGGAGGCTGAAGGTTTGGATATCGGCGAACACGGGATGGAAGCTTACACGGGGTTTGTGAAGGAAACGAGCTTGGACAACAGAATTGAGGGTGGCTACGGCGGTTACGGTGGGATTTCTGGGGGGAGGACTACCAAACTGTAG
- a CDS encoding ammonium transporter, producing MIKKSLTIGIIALWLLSVPLTHNALAQDAAGAAAVAPNPIDSGDTAWMLVSSALVLLMTPGLAFFYGGLVRSRNVLNTMMMSLVMMGLIGVTWTLWGYSLAFDVTPGNLNDKGFAQGIETFIGGFDWMFLNNVTADKPDPIGYAPTIPHQVFMVYQMMFAIITPALISGAIVERVTFKTYFWFVLLWSTFIYSPLAHWVWGKGWLGAMGALDFAGGTVVHISSGVSAVIAAWVIGPRKDHLNKPHTPHNVPYVLLGIGLLWFGWFGFNGGSALGSGSLATVAFVTTMISTAAGGLTWTIVEWVLRGKPTAVGIASGFLAGLVGITPAAGFVLPVGALLIGSITSVCCFFAVSWRAKLGFDDSLDTFPVHGVGGTVGAILTGLFATKAVNAAGNDGLFAGNPGLIVTQFVGVLATYVFAAVGTFAILKILGQFMELRVPSSAEDQGLDIGLHGEEAYGEDFAGGFSSFESSSPFAPKKI from the coding sequence GTGATCAAAAAAAGTTTAACGATCGGCATCATCGCGCTGTGGCTGTTAAGCGTGCCGCTGACGCACAATGCCTTAGCTCAAGATGCTGCTGGTGCGGCTGCGGTGGCGCCGAATCCGATCGACAGCGGCGATACGGCCTGGATGTTGGTCTCCTCAGCACTGGTATTGCTGATGACACCGGGGCTGGCGTTTTTCTACGGGGGACTGGTGCGATCGCGCAACGTCCTCAACACCATGATGATGAGCTTAGTCATGATGGGACTGATCGGCGTCACCTGGACGCTGTGGGGTTACAGTTTGGCCTTTGATGTCACCCCCGGCAACCTCAATGATAAAGGGTTTGCCCAAGGAATCGAAACCTTCATCGGCGGCTTCGACTGGATGTTCTTGAACAACGTCACGGCAGACAAACCCGATCCGATCGGCTACGCACCGACAATACCCCACCAAGTCTTCATGGTCTATCAGATGATGTTCGCCATCATCACTCCAGCCTTGATTTCCGGGGCGATCGTCGAACGGGTAACATTTAAAACCTATTTCTGGTTCGTGCTGCTGTGGTCTACCTTCATCTACTCTCCCTTAGCCCACTGGGTTTGGGGTAAAGGCTGGCTGGGGGCGATGGGAGCTCTCGACTTTGCCGGCGGCACAGTCGTACACATCAGTTCGGGCGTATCAGCCGTTATCGCAGCTTGGGTAATCGGTCCCCGCAAAGACCACTTGAACAAGCCCCACACCCCCCACAACGTACCCTACGTCTTGTTGGGAATTGGGCTGCTGTGGTTCGGCTGGTTTGGCTTCAACGGCGGTAGCGCTTTGGGATCTGGTTCTTTAGCAACAGTGGCTTTTGTCACCACGATGATTTCAACAGCAGCCGGCGGTTTAACTTGGACAATTGTGGAATGGGTGCTCAGAGGCAAACCCACAGCAGTGGGAATTGCTAGCGGTTTCCTAGCGGGATTGGTGGGCATCACACCTGCGGCTGGATTCGTGCTTCCAGTGGGAGCACTTTTGATCGGATCGATCACTTCGGTTTGCTGCTTCTTTGCCGTTAGTTGGCGGGCTAAGCTGGGATTTGACGACTCTTTGGATACCTTCCCGGTTCACGGCGTCGGCGGAACTGTGGGCGCGATTCTGACTGGCTTATTTGCGACTAAAGCGGTTAACGCTGCCGGAAATGACGGTCTGTTTGCCGGGAATCCGGGGCTAATCGTGACCCAGTTTGTAGGCGTTCTAGCTACTTACGTGTTTGCGGCTGTCGGCACTTTTGCGATCCTGAAAATTTTGGGGCAGTTTATGGAACTGCGAGTGCCCTCATCTGCTGAAGACCAAGGTTTGGATATCGGGCTGCACGGGGAAGAAGCTTACGGTGAGGATTTTGCCGGCGGTTTCAGTTCGTTTGAATCGAGTTCTCCTTTTGCGCCGAAGAAGATTTGA
- a CDS encoding 4-hydroxy-3-methylbut-2-enyl diphosphate reductase, whose translation MDTKAFKRSLQHSENYHRKGFGHEAEVAGVMQTAYQSSLIQQIRDNNYRLERGAVTIRLAQAFGFCWGVERAVAIAYETRQHFPSERIWITNEIIHNPSVNQHLRDMEVGFIPVEKGQKDFSVVDSGDVVILPAFGASVQEMQLLNDKGCKIVDTTCPWVSKVWNTVEKHKKKDYTSIIHGQYKHEETVATSSFADKYLIVLNWQEAEYVSNYILHGGDRDEFLAKFSKAYSAGFDPDRDLEMVGIANQTTMLKTETENIGKLFERTMMRKFGPENLSEHFQSFNTICDATQERQDAMLSLVDEKLDLMLVIGGFNSSNTTHLQEIAIDKTVPSYHIDCAERILPGNRIEHKPLGADLVVTEGWLPDGQIVVGVTSGASTPDKVVEDAIDRIFATKAAAIV comes from the coding sequence ATGGATACTAAAGCTTTTAAACGATCGCTCCAACATTCGGAAAACTACCACCGCAAGGGTTTTGGACACGAAGCTGAGGTAGCTGGGGTGATGCAGACGGCTTATCAAAGCAGTCTGATCCAACAAATTCGCGACAATAATTACAGGCTGGAACGCGGCGCAGTCACGATCCGACTCGCTCAGGCTTTTGGATTTTGCTGGGGGGTGGAACGCGCTGTAGCTATTGCTTACGAGACTCGCCAGCATTTCCCCTCGGAACGGATTTGGATTACTAATGAGATTATTCACAATCCGTCTGTAAATCAGCATTTGCGGGATATGGAAGTTGGTTTTATTCCTGTTGAGAAGGGGCAGAAAGATTTTTCGGTTGTCGATAGCGGCGATGTGGTAATTTTACCTGCTTTTGGAGCGAGTGTCCAAGAAATGCAGTTGCTTAATGATAAGGGCTGCAAGATTGTTGATACTACTTGTCCTTGGGTTTCTAAGGTTTGGAATACTGTTGAGAAGCACAAGAAGAAAGATTATACTTCGATTATTCACGGTCAGTACAAGCATGAGGAAACTGTTGCTACGAGTTCTTTTGCTGATAAGTATTTGATTGTGCTGAATTGGCAAGAAGCTGAATATGTCAGCAATTATATCTTGCATGGGGGCGACCGCGATGAGTTTCTTGCTAAGTTTAGTAAGGCTTATTCTGCTGGTTTTGACCCGGATCGGGATTTGGAAATGGTGGGGATTGCCAACCAAACTACTATGCTCAAAACTGAGACGGAGAATATTGGCAAGTTGTTTGAAAGGACGATGATGCGGAAGTTCGGACCGGAGAATTTGAGCGAGCATTTTCAGAGTTTTAATACTATCTGCGATGCGACTCAGGAACGGCAAGATGCTATGTTGAGTTTGGTTGACGAAAAGTTAGATTTGATGCTGGTGATTGGGGGTTTTAATTCTTCTAATACTACGCATTTGCAGGAGATTGCGATCGACAAAACTGTTCCTTCTTATCACATTGATTGTGCGGAGCGCATTTTACCCGGAAATCGGATCGAACACAAGCCTTTGGGGGCCGATTTGGTCGTAACTGAAGGTTGGTTACCGGATGGTCAAATTGTGGTGGGCGTGACTTCGGGTGCTTCTACGCCTGATAAGGTTGTTGAAGATGCGATCGATCGCATTTTCGCGACGAAAGCGGCTGCGATTGTGTAA
- a CDS encoding SGNH/GDSL hydrolase family protein has protein sequence MEKFGGGSRSRTHKSLLGMEVSRSKAVPVWALLSLVTNGVLILTVAQLLLRGNNLTEIFPASAAVTAEAVEEQIGQPAISAKAVLDVPVPGPRHKWTYQQWVTQLGREAEAAAANRPSRLSILAGDSLSMWFPTKLLPVDRIWLNQGISGETSVGLLKRLQLFDRTAPDTVFVMIGINDLLRGTSDEGILDNQRQIIRDLRWAHPKAQVVVQSILPHSGEQATWENRDRLLAIPNSRIRAINRRLKEIASSENVLYLDLYPLFADADGNLPTELSTDGLHLNDRGYLVWRSALQLFDQMQLKN, from the coding sequence ATGGAGAAGTTTGGAGGGGGTAGCAGAAGTAGAACTCATAAATCCCTCTTAGGGATGGAAGTTAGCCGATCGAAAGCTGTTCCGGTTTGGGCTTTGCTATCTTTGGTGACGAACGGGGTACTGATACTTACAGTCGCTCAACTGCTGCTGCGGGGAAACAACTTGACAGAAATCTTCCCGGCAAGTGCTGCGGTGACGGCAGAAGCGGTTGAGGAACAAATTGGCCAACCGGCGATCTCTGCAAAGGCAGTGCTAGACGTGCCCGTTCCAGGACCGCGACACAAATGGACTTACCAGCAGTGGGTGACGCAGTTGGGTCGAGAAGCTGAGGCGGCGGCTGCGAATCGACCCTCAAGACTGAGTATTTTGGCTGGGGATTCTCTAAGTATGTGGTTCCCGACCAAGCTGTTACCAGTCGATCGAATTTGGCTGAATCAAGGGATTTCGGGGGAGACTTCCGTGGGTTTGCTGAAGCGGTTGCAGTTGTTCGATCGAACTGCGCCGGATACGGTGTTTGTGATGATTGGGATTAACGATTTGTTGCGGGGAACCAGCGACGAAGGGATTTTGGACAACCAGCGGCAGATTATTCGCGATTTGCGGTGGGCTCACCCCAAAGCACAAGTGGTTGTGCAGTCGATTTTGCCCCACAGCGGGGAACAAGCTACTTGGGAAAATCGCGATCGGCTGTTGGCAATTCCTAACAGTCGGATTCGGGCAATAAATCGACGCCTCAAAGAAATTGCTAGTTCTGAAAATGTTTTGTATCTGGATTTGTACCCGCTGTTTGCGGATGCTGACGGCAATTTGCCAACCGAACTCAGCACAGATGGCTTGCACCTTAACGATCGAGGTTATCTGGTTTGGCGATCGGCCCTGCAACTCTTCGATCAGATGCAGTTGAAAAATTAG
- a CDS encoding IS607 family transposase — protein sequence MKKLTITEAAKIKGVSASTLRRWEAEGKLIPERTANGHRRYDLAHLLGLKPNGALTIAYARVSSHDQKDDLDRQKQVLELFCASHGWQFQIIDDVGSGVNYSKRGLQDLIRAIADNQVERLVLTHKDRLLRFGSELIFNLCEHFGTEVVIINQTENTSCDEDLAKDILEIITVVSARLDSSRNPKNKRVVEELKAIAGQL from the coding sequence ATGAAAAAATTAACTATAACTGAAGCAGCCAAAATTAAAGGTGTGAGTGCTTCCACCTTACGCAGGTGGGAAGCCGAAGGCAAGCTAATACCGGAACGCACCGCTAACGGTCACAGACGGTATGACCTAGCTCATCTTCTGGGGTTAAAACCCAACGGCGCTTTAACCATAGCTTACGCTCGGGTTAGCAGCCACGACCAAAAAGATGATTTAGACAGACAAAAACAAGTTTTGGAATTGTTTTGTGCATCTCACGGCTGGCAATTCCAAATCATTGATGATGTGGGTTCTGGGGTTAATTACAGTAAGCGGGGTTTACAAGATCTAATTCGGGCGATCGCAGACAATCAAGTAGAAAGGTTGGTACTAACTCACAAAGACAGACTGCTGAGATTTGGTTCTGAACTAATTTTTAATTTGTGCGAACACTTTGGGACAGAGGTAGTGATTATAAATCAAACCGAAAATACTAGCTGTGACGAGGATTTAGCTAAAGATATACTAGAAATAATCACTGTTGTCTCCGCCCGCCTTGATAGCAGCAGGAATCCCAAGAACAAGCGCGTCGTCGAAGAACTTAAAGCAATTGCCGGTCAACTCTAA